The Oreochromis niloticus isolate F11D_XX unplaced genomic scaffold, O_niloticus_UMD_NMBU tig00001668_pilon, whole genome shotgun sequence genome window below encodes:
- the LOC102081433 gene encoding zinc finger BED domain-containing protein 4: protein MSAVWTYFKICVDDKSKAECKLCTGKVSRGGKESTSFNTSNLIKHLRTHHAQEYTEFAKANARPEQPTLTQVLEKRQKMSRENPRAVKITEALTHFIALDDQPLSVVENVGFRRLLSVLEPRYEIPSRPYITDIMLPKLFEDVKKHVHNLLQEVSALSFTTDIWTSSVSPMLLLSLTAQWIDEEFVRHQVTLHAKSFRGSHTSQTIAAAFDSMLQTWDIPKTSVHVVLWDNARNMIKAMSYAELPSLPCTAHTLQLVVHEGLLSQRSVADAVAVGRKIVGHFKHSALASSRLEDIQLQINQPVKRLQQDVQTRWNSTFYMVQSLIEQKRALGIFVSEYGLPDTLTAHQWTLLEKVISVLGPFEELTQKVGSSDATAADVIPAVTVLHRFLTRETDEDHGIKAMMGTLAAAVRTRFTDVEENPLNSIATLLDPRYKNRFFSSTTTAVNAKEMLKLELLRLPGEEDHDLNEPPSRKARSDQPTTSFDSMFDEIALAGISISGQSCGRF, encoded by the exons ATGTCAGCAGTGTGGACTTACTTCAAAATTTGTGTAGATGACAAAAGCAAGGCAGAGTGCAAACTGTGTACCGGTAAGGTGTCCAGGGGAGGGAAGGAGAGTACATCGTTCAATACAAGCAATTTAATAAAACACCTGAGGACACATCATGCTCAGGAGTACACCGAGTTTGCTAAGGCTAACGCAAGACCAGAACAGCCCACTTTAACACAGGTTTTGGAAAAGCGACAAAAAATGTCTAGAGAAAATCCACGAGCAGTAAAAATAACAGAGGCTCTAACTCATTTTATCGCTCTGGATGACCAGCCACTGTCGGTCGTGGAAAACGTAGGATTTCGCCGCCTTCTCAGCGTACTCGAGCCGCGATATGAGATTCCCAGCCGCCCATACATCACGGACATAATGCTGCCAAAACTTTTTGAAGATGTAAAAAAACACGTGCATAACCTCTTGCAGGAGGTTTCAGCCTTAAGTTTCACTACCGACATTTGGACAAGCAGTGTGTCCCCGATGTTGCTCCTCAGTTTAACGGCGCAGTGGATTGATGAGGAGTTTGTTCGTCATCAAGTAACACTACATGCAAAGTCGTTCAGGGGCTCGCACACCAGCCAAACCATCGCAGCTGCTTTCGATAGCATGCTTCAAACCTGGGATATACCAAAGACGTCCGTCCACGTAGTGCTCTGGGACAACGCAAGAAATATGATAAAGGCCATGAGTTATGCTGAGCTGCCCAGCCTGCCTTGTACTGCTCACACTCTCCAGTTGGTTGTTCATGAGGGCCTTCTGTCACAGAGGAGTGTTGCTGATGCGGTGGCAGTTGGCCGCAAAATAGTTGGACATTTTAAACATTCTGCTCTGGCCAGCTCCCGTCTCGAGGACATTCAATTACAGATCAACCAGCCTGTGAAGCGGCTCCAGCAAGACGTTCAGACCCGCTGGAACAGCACCTTTTATATGGTACAGTCATTGATCGAGCAGAAACGGGCTCTGGGAATATTTGTGTCTGAATATGGACTCCCTGATACTCTCACGGCTCACCAATGGACACTGCTGGAGAAGGTGATATCTGTTCTGGGTCCATTCGAGGAGTTAACTCAAAAAGTCGGCTCTTCAGATGCCACGGCTGCAGACGTCATTCCAGCCGTCACTGTGCTCCACAGATTTCTAACAAGGGAGACTGACGAGGACCATGGGATCAAAGCAATGATGGGAACCTTGGCTGCAGCTGTCAGGACGCGGTTCACTGATGTGGAGGAAAACCCACTCAATAGCATCGCCACGCTACTCGATCCCAG aTATAAAAATCGTTTTTTCTCCAGCACCACAACTGCTGTAAATGCCAAGGAGATGCTAAAACTTGAGCTGCTAAGGTTGCCTGGAGAGGAGGATCATGACCTGAATGAACCACCTTCAAGAAAAGCACGCAGTGACCAGCCCACAACTAGTTTTGACAGCATGTTTGATGAAATTGCATTAGCAGGCATCAGCATCAGTGGGCAGAGCTGCGGTAGGTTCTAG
- the LOC112844844 gene encoding gastrula zinc finger protein XlCGF7.1-like — protein MHQVIDTGERPFSCGDCGKSFTTSGSLKKHQLIHTGERPFSCGDCGKSFTTSGNLKTHQLIHSGERPFSCGDCGKSFTTSGSLKTHQLIHTGERPFSCEDCGKSFIHSGHLKRHQLIHTGERPFSCGDCGKSFTTSGSLKTHQLIHTGERPFSCDECGKSFTTSGNLKSHQLIHSGVKAYTCDQCGRAFTQGNNLQSHLVTHSGIKAYSCDICGKTFSRIDSRNIHLRIHTRHDVYSCDQCGKRFTTNTELRRHMFTHTEERPYKCDLCEKTFKSPHYLKAHQQIHTRKTLQVQLL, from the coding sequence ATGCATCAGGTCATCGACACCGGAGAGAGACcattcagctgtggagactgtggaaagtcttttaccacgtctggaagcttaaaaaaacaccaactaatccacactggagagagaccattcagctgtggagactgtggaaagtcttttaccacgtctggaaacttaaaaacacaccaactaatccacagtggagagagaccgttcagctgtggagactgtggaaagtcttttaccacgtctggaagcttaaaaacacaccaactaatccacactggagagagaccgttcagctgtgaagactgtggaaagtcttttatccactctggacacttaaaaagacaccaactcatccacactggagagagaccattcagctgtggagactgtggaaagtcttttaccacgtctggaagcttaaaaacacaccaactaatccacactggagagagaccgttcagctgtgacgagtgtggaaagtcttttaccacgtctggaaacttaaaatcacaccaactcatccacagtggagttaaagcgtacacctgtgatcagtgtggcagagcttttactcaagGTAACAACTTACagagtcatctagttacccactctggaattaaggcgtacagctgtgacatttgtggaaaaactttcagccggATAGACAGCCGTAACATtcacctacgcattcacaccagacatgatgtgtacagctgtgatcagtgtggtaaaCGGTTTACTACAAACACAGAGTTACGACgtcacatgtttacccacactgaggaacgaccttataaatgtgacctttgtgagaagacttttaaatctccacattACCTGAaagcacaccaacagatccacaccagaaagactctacaagtgcagttactgtga